A window from Ardenticatena maritima encodes these proteins:
- the eno gene encoding phosphopyruvate hydratase, which translates to MQQETMIEDVVARQILDSRGNPTVEVEVLLADGTIGRAAVPSGASTGAYEAVELRDNDPSRYKGKGVEQAVENVNQTIAPELIGWNALDQYEIDNMLIELDGTPNKSNLGANAILGVSLAVAHAAANSLGLPLYRYLGGVNGRVLPVPMMNILNGGKHAADSADFQEFMVMPVGAETFSEALRMGVEVYHSLKAVLKKHGYATNVGDEGGFAPSLKTNAEAFDLIMEAIEDAGYRPGEDVVLALDAAASELYQDGKYHLPKEGRALTSEEMIDFLAEWVDRYPIISIEDGLSEDDWDGWVKLTERLGNRVQLVGDDLLVTNVTRLEEAIERRAANSILIKVNQIGTLSETIAAVQMAQRAGWTAVISHRSGETEDTTIADLAVALNAGQIKTGAPARTDRVAKYNQLLRIEEMLDEGAVYLGRDAFYNLR; encoded by the coding sequence ATGCAGCAAGAGACCATGATTGAAGATGTCGTTGCGCGTCAAATTCTGGATTCCCGCGGGAATCCCACCGTGGAAGTGGAAGTACTCTTGGCGGATGGCACGATTGGTCGCGCGGCTGTGCCCAGTGGCGCCAGCACAGGGGCGTATGAAGCCGTTGAACTGCGCGACAATGACCCCTCGCGCTACAAGGGCAAGGGTGTCGAGCAAGCCGTCGAAAACGTCAATCAGACCATCGCTCCCGAACTGATTGGCTGGAACGCGCTCGACCAGTACGAAATTGACAACATGCTCATCGAACTCGATGGCACGCCCAACAAGAGCAACCTCGGCGCGAACGCCATTTTGGGGGTTTCGCTGGCGGTGGCGCATGCCGCGGCGAACTCGCTTGGGTTGCCGCTCTACCGCTATCTGGGCGGGGTCAATGGGCGTGTGTTGCCTGTGCCGATGATGAACATTCTGAACGGCGGCAAGCACGCGGCGGATAGCGCCGACTTCCAGGAATTCATGGTCATGCCTGTGGGCGCAGAGACGTTCTCCGAAGCGTTGCGCATGGGCGTTGAAGTCTATCACTCGCTCAAAGCCGTGCTCAAAAAGCATGGCTACGCCACCAACGTGGGCGATGAGGGTGGCTTTGCGCCGTCGCTCAAAACCAACGCCGAAGCCTTCGACCTCATCATGGAAGCCATCGAAGACGCCGGCTACCGCCCCGGCGAAGATGTGGTGCTGGCGCTGGACGCCGCCGCCAGTGAACTCTACCAGGACGGCAAATACCACTTGCCGAAAGAAGGGCGCGCGCTCACCAGCGAAGAGATGATTGACTTCCTCGCCGAGTGGGTGGATCGGTATCCTATCATCAGCATTGAGGACGGTTTGAGCGAAGACGATTGGGACGGCTGGGTGAAACTGACCGAGCGCCTGGGTAATCGTGTGCAGTTGGTGGGGGATGACTTGCTGGTCACGAACGTGACGCGCCTGGAAGAAGCCATCGAACGGCGCGCCGCGAACTCCATTCTCATCAAAGTGAACCAGATTGGGACGCTCAGCGAGACGATTGCCGCGGTGCAAATGGCGCAGCGCGCCGGCTGGACGGCGGTCATCAGCCACCGCAGTGGCGAAACCGAAGACACCACCATCGCCGACCTGGCGGTTGCGCTCAATGCGGGGCAAATCAAGACGGGAGCACCGGCGCGTACCGACCGCGTGGCGAAGTACAACCAGTTGCTGCGCATCGAAGAGATGTTGGAC
- a CDS encoding PEP/pyruvate-binding domain-containing protein yields MAAHIFTLNDPQARDPALVGAKAARLAQLAAEGWPVPPAFIIPPGLPCTPDMLAQAFARSGLAPDTTVAVRSSAANEDGETASQAGQFLSRLHVRGFEAVCRAVEEVRRSASNGVEMAVLVQQQVNARVAGVAFGRHPTEGDTLLVEMVEGVADTLLSGTTDGVRLTVRGDTITWEGAPLLPEDVVRELAALVRRAEERFGVPQDLEWAWDGERLWVVQVRPITAFSTGFFTHAYGDDEWLWTAAFLNERLPHPVSPFGWSLVADGLEWHALRWPLILLGADDIDGPLWKLWNGHPYVRVAVWQRLYKLFPAWLLPEDARRYFPQGDVNQRRIPSKPRWGVHLVRNAWLAFRTDGRMVLPWANAARWSAFERRLQARLVEWRVRMNALALLEPDDTVQAARQLLAETQSEVHTLLRLHRWSLLYAEVGYTLLLRLLRLRHRAPQAAERAAAYTRGLDTSTTRLNKALAHLAALATPDDLALLRAAPTCDEAAARLGETPFAAALRDFTHRFGHRFFTLDCADPPLAEAPAALADLLATARDTPLPPPEPPPFWLRAFVRWLRGVLRLREEQRFAWQCILAVQRRLALTMWRAWQSAAPHEAPQQPAHIFGLTFGELLTADLSPALARLATARMRERERLLAAWKRAPNAHFPTFLRGNKPLVETHTGDTWQGRPVSPGVAQGRVRIVRTQQDLVRVQPGEVVVAPTADPGWAPMFEQIAALVTEHGSLLSHAAVLAREYGVPTVMGVHGIVEQVADGDMVLVDAYEGNIVRLKSA; encoded by the coding sequence GTGGCGGCGCACATCTTCACCCTGAACGACCCCCAAGCCCGCGACCCGGCGCTGGTGGGCGCGAAAGCCGCCCGCCTGGCGCAACTTGCCGCCGAGGGCTGGCCTGTGCCGCCGGCGTTCATCATTCCCCCCGGTCTCCCCTGCACACCCGACATGTTGGCGCAAGCGTTCGCCCGCAGTGGGCTGGCGCCCGACACCACCGTTGCCGTGCGCTCCTCGGCGGCGAATGAAGACGGCGAAACCGCCAGCCAGGCGGGGCAATTCCTCTCGCGCCTGCATGTGCGCGGCTTTGAGGCGGTCTGCCGTGCCGTGGAAGAAGTGCGGCGCTCGGCGTCCAACGGGGTGGAGATGGCGGTGCTGGTGCAACAGCAGGTGAACGCCCGTGTGGCGGGCGTCGCTTTTGGGCGTCATCCCACCGAAGGGGATACCCTGCTGGTTGAAATGGTGGAAGGCGTGGCGGATACGTTGCTCAGCGGCACGACCGACGGCGTGCGGCTCACCGTGCGCGGCGACACCATCACCTGGGAAGGCGCGCCCCTGCTTCCCGAAGACGTGGTGCGCGAATTGGCGGCGCTTGTTCGGCGTGCCGAAGAGCGCTTTGGCGTTCCCCAAGACCTCGAATGGGCGTGGGACGGCGAACGCTTGTGGGTCGTGCAGGTGCGCCCCATTACCGCGTTCAGCACCGGCTTTTTCACCCACGCCTACGGTGATGATGAGTGGCTCTGGACGGCGGCGTTTCTCAACGAACGCTTGCCGCACCCCGTTTCGCCCTTTGGGTGGAGCCTGGTGGCGGATGGGCTGGAATGGCACGCCCTGCGCTGGCCGCTCATCCTGTTGGGGGCGGACGACATAGATGGACCGCTCTGGAAACTCTGGAACGGGCACCCCTACGTGCGCGTGGCGGTCTGGCAGCGGCTTTACAAACTCTTTCCCGCCTGGCTTTTGCCCGAAGACGCCCGCCGCTACTTCCCGCAGGGCGACGTGAACCAGCGGCGCATCCCGTCCAAGCCGCGCTGGGGCGTGCATCTCGTGCGGAATGCCTGGCTGGCGTTTCGCACCGACGGGCGCATGGTGTTGCCGTGGGCGAACGCCGCCCGTTGGTCGGCGTTCGAGCGGCGTTTGCAAGCGCGGCTGGTGGAATGGCGCGTGCGCATGAACGCGCTTGCGCTGTTGGAACCTGATGATACCGTGCAAGCCGCCCGCCAGTTGTTGGCTGAAACCCAAAGCGAAGTGCACACCTTGTTGCGCCTGCACCGCTGGAGCCTGCTCTACGCCGAAGTGGGGTACACCTTGCTCTTGCGCCTGCTGCGCCTGCGCCATCGTGCGCCCCAGGCGGCGGAACGCGCCGCGGCGTACACCCGTGGGCTGGATACTTCAACCACGCGGCTCAACAAAGCGCTGGCGCATCTCGCCGCGCTCGCCACCCCCGACGACCTGGCGCTCTTGCGCGCCGCCCCCACTTGCGACGAAGCCGCCGCCCGCCTGGGTGAGACGCCCTTTGCCGCCGCCCTGCGCGACTTCACGCATCGCTTTGGGCATCGCTTCTTCACGCTCGACTGCGCCGACCCACCCCTGGCGGAAGCCCCCGCCGCCCTTGCCGACCTGCTCGCCACTGCCCGCGATACGCCGCTCCCCCCGCCGGAGCCGCCGCCTTTCTGGTTGCGGGCGTTTGTGCGCTGGCTGCGGGGCGTGTTGCGCCTGCGCGAAGAACAGCGCTTTGCCTGGCAGTGCATTTTGGCGGTTCAACGGCGGTTGGCGCTCACCATGTGGCGCGCCTGGCAGAGCGCCGCCCCGCACGAAGCCCCCCAACAACCGGCGCACATCTTCGGCTTGACGTTTGGCGAACTCTTGACGGCAGACCTTTCGCCTGCCCTGGCGCGCCTGGCAACCGCCCGCATGCGCGAACGCGAACGCTTGCTGGCGGCGTGGAAACGCGCACCGAATGCGCATTTCCCCACCTTTTTGCGGGGGAACAAGCCGCTTGTGGAAACCCACACGGGCGATACCTGGCAGGGACGCCCCGTCAGCCCCGGTGTGGCGCAAGGGCGTGTGCGCATCGTGCGCACGCAACAAGACCTCGTGCGCGTTCAGCCGGGCGAGGTGGTGGTTGCCCCCACCGCCGACCCAGGTTGGGCGCCCATGTTCGAGCAGATTGCGGCGCTCGTCACCGAGCACGGCAGTTTGCTCAGCCATGCGGCTGTGCTCGCGCGCGAGTATGGCGTGCCGACGGTGATGGGCGTGCATGGCATTGTCGAACAGGTCGCCGACGGCGATATGGTGCTGGTGGACGCCTACGAGGGCAACATTGTGCGGCTGAAAAGCGCATAG
- the holB gene encoding DNA polymerase III subunit delta' — protein MSTSPTTTPDNQTIARWRFIGNAHAVRLLAHAAHTQPSHAYLFVGAPHSGRKTLARRFAQALLCEQRDAAPCGVCRTCTLIEQAHHPDVLTLTPETQRELLGEKTVAAAYKVDAIRALQTELARRPVEGRYKLLIVADAERMTTQAANAFLKTLEEPPSFVVIVLTTTDEALLLPTIRSRCQVLTLRPVPRTEIETLVREHVADAEQAALIARLSAGRVGWALQAATQPDVLNARREAVDLVHTLLHASYTDRLEQAAHLAQAERLDVLHTWATWWHDVMLVGAHAEEDITNIDDLATLRRVAQHVPRERVLAVLRKLQTTLRLLHETNVQPQLLWETLLLAFPRLTT, from the coding sequence ATGTCCACATCCCCCACAACCACGCCTGACAACCAGACCATCGCGCGTTGGCGCTTCATCGGCAATGCGCACGCCGTGCGCCTGCTGGCGCATGCCGCCCACACACAACCCAGCCATGCGTACCTGTTCGTCGGCGCGCCCCACAGCGGGCGCAAAACACTCGCCCGACGCTTCGCCCAAGCCCTGCTCTGCGAACAACGCGACGCCGCCCCGTGCGGTGTGTGCCGCACCTGCACGCTCATCGAACAGGCGCACCATCCCGACGTGCTCACGCTCACACCCGAAACACAGCGCGAATTGCTGGGCGAGAAAACCGTTGCCGCCGCCTACAAGGTGGACGCCATCCGCGCCTTGCAGACCGAATTGGCGCGCCGCCCGGTCGAAGGGCGCTACAAACTGCTCATCGTCGCCGACGCCGAACGCATGACAACGCAAGCCGCCAATGCGTTCCTCAAAACGCTGGAAGAACCGCCCTCATTCGTCGTCATCGTCCTGACCACAACCGACGAAGCCTTGCTGTTGCCCACCATTCGCTCGCGGTGTCAGGTGCTCACGTTGCGCCCCGTACCCCGCACCGAGATTGAAACGCTGGTGCGCGAACACGTCGCCGACGCCGAGCAAGCCGCCCTGATTGCCCGGCTGAGCGCGGGGCGCGTGGGGTGGGCGTTGCAAGCCGCCACCCAGCCCGACGTGTTGAACGCCCGCCGCGAAGCCGTTGACCTGGTGCATACGCTTCTGCACGCCTCGTACACCGACCGCCTCGAACAGGCGGCGCATCTGGCGCAAGCCGAACGGCTGGACGTGTTGCATACCTGGGCAACCTGGTGGCACGACGTCATGCTTGTTGGCGCACACGCCGAAGAGGACATCACCAACATAGACGATCTGGCTACGTTGCGCCGTGTCGCCCAGCATGTGCCGCGCGAGCGCGTGCTGGCGGTATTGCGCAAGTTGCAAACCACACTGCGCCTGTTGCACGAAACCAACGTGCAACCGCAATTGTTGTGGGAAACGCTGTTGCTCGCGTTCCCCCGCCTGACGACCTGA
- a CDS encoding metallophosphoesterase yields MRIAVMSDTHDNIWNLAEALRLVNEERAAVLLFLGDFCAPFTLAQIAEGFAGPIHAVFGNNDGDPFLLSQVAARFAHVTLHGQYAELEYGGRRIAINHYPDIARRIAESGAFDAVFYGHDHTRHSEMVGRTLLANPGEVMGRFGEPTFGIYETESGTFTHVHIPHNHA; encoded by the coding sequence ATGCGCATCGCCGTCATGAGTGATACCCACGACAACATTTGGAACCTGGCGGAAGCCTTGCGGCTGGTCAACGAAGAGCGAGCCGCCGTTTTGCTCTTCTTGGGCGATTTTTGCGCCCCCTTCACACTGGCGCAGATTGCCGAAGGATTTGCCGGTCCCATCCACGCCGTCTTTGGCAACAACGACGGCGACCCCTTCTTGCTCTCGCAGGTTGCCGCCCGGTTTGCGCATGTCACCTTGCATGGGCAATACGCCGAACTCGAATACGGGGGGCGGCGCATTGCCATCAACCACTATCCCGACATCGCCCGTCGCATTGCCGAAAGCGGCGCGTTCGACGCCGTCTTCTACGGACACGACCACACGCGCCATAGCGAAATGGTGGGGCGCACCCTGCTCGCCAACCCCGGCGAAGTTATGGGGCGCTTTGGCGAACCAACCTTTGGCATTTACGAGACCGAGAGCGGAACATTCACGCATGTCCACATCCCCCACAACCACGCCTGA
- a CDS encoding glycine--tRNA ligase — translation MSDQLTFQDMILRLQDYWAKTGCLLWQPYNTEVGAGTMNPATFLRVLGPEPWNVGYVEPSVRPDDSRYGENPNRIQMHTQYQVILKPDPGNPQELYLGSLEALGIDLSKNDVRFVEDNWESPALGAWGLGWEVWLNGLEITQFTYFQQAGGFNLDPVAVEITYGLERIIMALQGVDHFKKIIYAPGITYDEVLGQNEYEMSVYNLDAANVERVAQLFDLYEAEAKMLIEQRLPIPAYSYMLKTSHTFNILDARGAIGVTERQRYFQRMRDLARDVARLWLEKREEMGFPLGTITPPDVKVPPRPAWVLDKPQTFVLEIGSEELPADNVPLAVAQLRERVPTLLSDLRLDYERVRVEGTPRRLAVIVEGMSPRQRDEEKVVKGPPARIAFDAEGNPTKAALGFARSQGVDVSTLERREIDGGEYVVAHVREEGRPAGDVLAEALPALIAGISFPKSMRWNWTNVAYARPLRWIVALLGEQVIPFEYAGVVSGRTTRNVRRAQPETLDIASADVYERTLAAHGIMLDMDERRETIWEAAQTLAAEVGGRVPEEAKGDLLDEVANLNEAPVPLRGAFEEKYLSLPREVLVTVMRKHQRYFPVEDAQGNLLPYFITVANGRVDIPTVRAGNEAVIRARYADAAFFWEHDIAQPLEAFRPKLSGLTFQAKLGSMLDKNERIERLTPLFADMLGLNADERAVAERAAYLCKADLVTQMVVEFTSLAGIMGRYYALHSGERPAVANAIFEHTLPRYAGDKLPTSKPGIVLALADRFDSLVGLFAVGLQPKATADPFALRRAALGVVQILVENNIRLDLRAAIRAAAEVQPVPVSEDVQADVLAFITRRLEQWLLEQNWRHDLVQAVLATRAYDPAWAVATLQELADLVETERFQRVLTAYSRPARIVRGREVSATVNPDLFEHEEERALWEAYLAARACLSPESSVREFVDAFETLVAPIDTFFENVFVMAEDETVRANRLALMAAVAGLADGIVDLSHIQGF, via the coding sequence ATGAGCGACCAACTCACCTTCCAAGACATGATTTTGCGCCTGCAAGACTACTGGGCGAAAACCGGGTGTTTGTTGTGGCAACCCTACAACACCGAAGTCGGCGCGGGCACAATGAACCCCGCCACCTTTCTGCGCGTGTTGGGACCCGAACCGTGGAACGTCGGCTACGTCGAGCCGAGCGTGCGCCCCGACGATAGCCGCTACGGCGAAAACCCCAACCGCATCCAAATGCACACGCAGTACCAGGTCATCCTCAAACCCGACCCCGGCAACCCGCAAGAACTCTACCTGGGAAGCCTGGAAGCGTTGGGCATTGACCTGAGCAAAAACGACGTGCGCTTTGTCGAAGACAACTGGGAATCACCCGCGCTGGGCGCTTGGGGGCTGGGCTGGGAAGTCTGGCTGAATGGGCTGGAAATCACGCAATTCACCTACTTCCAGCAGGCGGGCGGCTTCAACCTGGACCCCGTGGCGGTGGAAATCACCTACGGGCTGGAACGCATCATCATGGCGTTGCAGGGGGTAGACCACTTCAAGAAAATCATCTACGCGCCGGGCATTACCTACGATGAAGTGCTGGGGCAAAATGAATACGAGATGAGCGTCTACAACCTCGACGCCGCCAACGTCGAACGGGTGGCGCAACTCTTCGACCTCTACGAAGCCGAAGCCAAAATGCTCATCGAACAGCGCCTGCCCATTCCCGCCTATTCCTACATGCTCAAAACATCGCACACCTTCAACATCCTGGACGCGCGCGGCGCGATTGGCGTGACCGAACGGCAGCGCTACTTCCAGCGCATGCGCGACCTCGCCCGCGACGTGGCGCGTTTGTGGCTCGAAAAGCGCGAGGAAATGGGCTTCCCGCTTGGCACCATCACCCCGCCGGACGTCAAAGTGCCGCCGCGCCCCGCCTGGGTGCTGGACAAACCGCAAACCTTCGTGCTGGAAATCGGTTCCGAAGAATTGCCCGCCGATAACGTGCCGCTGGCGGTGGCGCAACTGCGCGAGCGTGTTCCCACACTGCTCAGCGACCTGCGCCTTGACTACGAGCGCGTGCGCGTTGAAGGAACGCCGCGCCGTCTCGCCGTGATTGTCGAGGGCATGTCGCCGCGCCAGCGCGATGAAGAAAAAGTGGTGAAGGGTCCCCCCGCACGCATCGCATTCGACGCCGAGGGGAACCCCACCAAAGCCGCCCTGGGCTTTGCCCGCTCGCAAGGCGTGGACGTGAGCACCCTCGAACGGCGCGAGATAGACGGGGGCGAATACGTTGTCGCCCATGTGCGTGAAGAAGGTCGCCCCGCCGGCGACGTGCTCGCCGAAGCCTTGCCCGCGCTCATTGCCGGCATCTCCTTCCCCAAGAGCATGCGCTGGAACTGGACCAACGTCGCCTACGCCCGCCCCCTGCGCTGGATTGTGGCGTTGCTGGGCGAACAGGTGATTCCTTTCGAGTACGCCGGTGTGGTGAGCGGGCGCACCACGCGCAACGTGCGCCGCGCCCAGCCGGAGACCCTCGACATCGCCAGCGCCGACGTGTACGAACGCACGCTCGCCGCGCACGGCATCATGCTGGACATGGACGAGCGCCGCGAAACCATCTGGGAAGCCGCCCAAACCCTCGCCGCCGAAGTGGGCGGGCGCGTGCCCGAAGAAGCCAAAGGCGACCTGCTTGATGAAGTCGCCAACCTCAACGAAGCGCCTGTGCCCCTGCGCGGTGCGTTTGAAGAAAAGTATCTCAGCCTGCCGCGTGAAGTGCTGGTGACCGTCATGCGCAAGCACCAGCGCTATTTCCCGGTGGAAGACGCCCAAGGCAACCTCTTGCCCTACTTCATCACCGTCGCCAACGGGCGTGTGGACATTCCCACCGTGCGGGCGGGCAACGAAGCCGTCATCCGTGCCCGCTACGCCGACGCCGCTTTCTTCTGGGAACACGACATCGCCCAGCCGCTGGAAGCCTTTCGCCCCAAACTGAGCGGGCTCACCTTCCAGGCAAAACTCGGCTCCATGCTCGACAAGAACGAGCGCATTGAACGCTTGACGCCGCTCTTCGCCGACATGCTGGGGTTGAACGCTGACGAGCGCGCCGTTGCCGAGCGCGCCGCCTACCTCTGCAAAGCCGACCTTGTGACGCAAATGGTGGTCGAATTTACCTCGCTGGCGGGCATCATGGGGCGCTACTACGCCCTGCACAGTGGCGAACGCCCCGCCGTTGCCAATGCCATTTTCGAACACACCCTGCCCCGCTACGCCGGCGATAAACTGCCCACCAGCAAACCCGGCATCGTGCTGGCGCTGGCGGACCGCTTCGATAGCCTGGTGGGCTTGTTCGCCGTCGGGTTGCAGCCCAAAGCAACCGCCGACCCCTTCGCCTTGCGCCGTGCCGCGTTGGGGGTGGTGCAAATCCTGGTCGAAAACAACATCCGCCTCGATCTCCGCGCCGCCATTCGCGCCGCGGCTGAGGTACAGCCTGTGCCCGTCAGCGAAGACGTGCAAGCCGACGTGCTGGCGTTCATCACGCGCCGCCTGGAACAGTGGCTCCTTGAACAAAACTGGCGGCACGACCTGGTGCAAGCCGTGCTGGCTACCCGCGCCTACGACCCCGCCTGGGCGGTGGCAACGTTGCAAGAACTCGCCGACCTGGTGGAGACCGAACGCTTCCAGCGCGTGCTCACCGCCTACTCCCGCCCCGCGCGCATTGTGCGCGGGCGCGAGGTGAGCGCCACCGTCAACCCCGACCTTTTTGAGCATGAGGAAGAACGCGCCTTGTGGGAAGCCTATCTCGCCGCGCGTGCTTGCCTCTCGCCCGAAAGCAGTGTGCGCGAATTTGTGGACGCTTTCGAGACGCTGGTCGCGCCCATTGACACCTTCTTCGAGAACGTCTTTGTCATGGCGGAAGATGAAACGGTGCGCGCCAACCGCCTGGCGCTCATGGCTGCTGTTGCCGGATTGGCTGACGGCATTGTGGACTTGTCGCACATTCAGGGCTTCTAA
- a CDS encoding amidase has translation MPVSPELLQRFAREWLERENFPDDIANETAARLNTLLARLRTLDETRLRDLLPAMAFNPSAAAYAVPPQTPPVWEPLAQGEGTGYGGRGTTGVEAAPHTPKPIANDSPEWLWWDATTLAAALRKGDLRPTEVVEAALARLHALEPTLNAFVTVTEDQARAAAQRLETALARGEAGALAGVPVAFKDLFETAGVRTTGGSHVLADYVPTRDATAVRRLLAADAVSLGKTTTHEFAFGPTTDSPYLGPTRNPWNPDHVPAGSSGGSGAAVAAGIVPLALGTDTGGSVRMPAAACGVVGLKPTYGRVSKFGVLPLSWSLDHVGPLARSVADAALALRLLAGGDPLDPSTVPIPPDDYQHAVRRGREETLRGLRIGVPTAWLDTRVDPDVRAAFDTALDVLRELGATVEPADLPPADVMTLVNRLITMGEAGAYHADLLRRFADQYAPDVRARLEVAQFITARDYLTGQRLRGELAREMALVMQTFDAIATPTMPIPAPRIGQQRWRYPDGQEEAVQEAMIRFVAPFSVSGQPALSVPCGFTPHGLPVGLQLVGRPFEERTILRIGAAYEAATPWHTQHP, from the coding sequence ATGCCCGTTTCTCCCGAATTGCTACAACGGTTTGCCCGTGAATGGCTCGAACGTGAGAACTTCCCCGACGACATCGCCAACGAAACCGCCGCCCGCCTGAACACCTTGCTCGCCCGCCTGCGCACGCTCGACGAAACCCGCCTGCGCGATCTCTTGCCCGCCATGGCGTTCAACCCCTCAGCCGCCGCCTACGCCGTGCCCCCGCAAACGCCGCCCGTCTGGGAACCGCTCGCCCAGGGCGAAGGCACCGGCTACGGCGGACGCGGCACCACCGGCGTGGAAGCCGCCCCCCACACACCCAAGCCCATCGCCAACGACAGCCCCGAATGGCTCTGGTGGGACGCGACCACGCTGGCGGCGGCGCTCCGCAAAGGCGACCTGCGCCCCACCGAAGTGGTCGAAGCCGCGCTCGCACGGCTCCACGCCCTCGAACCGACGCTCAACGCCTTCGTCACCGTCACCGAGGACCAGGCGCGCGCCGCCGCCCAACGGCTCGAAACCGCGCTGGCGCGTGGCGAAGCCGGCGCATTGGCGGGCGTCCCCGTCGCGTTCAAAGACCTCTTCGAGACGGCGGGCGTTCGCACCACAGGCGGCTCGCACGTCCTTGCCGACTACGTCCCCACACGCGACGCCACCGCCGTGCGCCGCCTGCTCGCCGCCGACGCCGTCAGCCTGGGCAAAACCACCACCCACGAATTCGCCTTTGGACCGACAACCGATAGCCCCTACCTGGGACCCACACGCAACCCCTGGAACCCCGACCACGTGCCGGCGGGGTCCAGCGGCGGCTCTGGGGCGGCCGTGGCTGCGGGCATCGTGCCGCTCGCCTTGGGCACCGATACGGGCGGCTCTGTGCGCATGCCCGCCGCCGCGTGCGGCGTGGTGGGGCTCAAACCCACCTACGGGCGCGTGAGCAAATTCGGCGTCCTGCCGCTCTCCTGGTCGCTTGACCACGTGGGACCCCTGGCGCGCTCCGTCGCCGACGCCGCCTTGGCGTTGCGTCTGCTCGCTGGGGGCGACCCGCTCGACCCCAGCACCGTCCCCATCCCGCCCGACGACTACCAGCACGCCGTCCGTCGGGGGCGCGAGGAGACCCTGCGCGGCTTGCGCATTGGCGTTCCCACCGCGTGGCTCGATACGCGCGTGGACCCCGACGTGCGCGCCGCATTCGACACCGCGCTGGACGTTCTGCGCGAACTGGGGGCAACCGTCGAACCCGCCGACCTGCCGCCCGCCGACGTGATGACGCTCGTCAACCGCCTGATTACCATGGGCGAAGCGGGCGCCTACCACGCCGATTTGCTCCGCCGCTTTGCCGACCAGTACGCGCCCGACGTGCGCGCGCGCCTGGAAGTGGCGCAATTCATCACCGCTCGCGACTACCTCACAGGGCAACGCTTGCGTGGCGAACTCGCCCGCGAAATGGCGCTGGTCATGCAGACGTTCGACGCCATCGCCACCCCCACCATGCCCATCCCCGCGCCGCGCATTGGGCAACAACGCTGGCGCTACCCTGACGGGCAGGAAGAAGCCGTCCAGGAAGCGATGATTCGCTTTGTAGCGCCCTTCAGCGTCAGCGGACAGCCTGCGCTCTCCGTGCCGTGCGGCTTCACACCGCACGGATTGCCCGTGGGCTTGCAACTGGTGGGGCGTCCCTTCGAGGAGCGCACCATTTTGCGCATCGGCGCGGCGTATGAAGCCGCCACGCCCTGGCATACCCAACATCCCTGA